The Candidatus Dormiibacterota bacterium genomic sequence TGCGCTTCAGGTCGCGGGTGTGAGCAGGGCGAGGGCTGTGCCCGCGGCAGTGCCCGATCCGGTCATGACCCGGCCCGCGGCGACCGCCCGGCCCGGTGCTGTGCCGCGCCCGATGGCGTCGACCCGGGCGAGCGCGGCGACCCGGACGAAGCCCGCGACGCGGCGGCCATCGCCAGCGCCGGTCCCGACCCCGGCACCGGCCCCCGCCGCCTCCCGAGCCGCGGCGCCGACCGCCGAGACCAGCATGCAGCAGCGCAACTGGCTGCTGCCGCTGATGGTGATCATGGTCGGCAGCTTCATGGCGGTGCTCGACACCAGCATCGTCAACGTCGCGATCCCACGCCTCCAGAACGACTTCGGCGCCTCGACCGACCAGGTGCAGTGGGTGGCGACGGCGTACACCCTGGCGCTCGGCATCGTCACCCCGCTCACCGGCTGGCTCGGTGACCGCTACGGGCTCGACCGCATCCAGAACGCCGCGCTGATCCTCTTCGTGTTCGGCTCGGCGCTGTGCGGCATCGCCTCCAGCCTCAACGTGCTGATCGCCTTCCGGATCTTCCAGGCCATCGGTGGCGGCCTGCTCCCCGCGGTCTCCCAGGCGATGGTCTACCGGATGGTGCCGCGGGAGAAGATCGGCACCGCGATGGGCATCTACGGGTTCGGGGTGGTGGTGGCGCCGGCGATCGGCCCGACCATCGGCGGCTACCTGGTCCAGTACGTCAACTGGCGGCTGATCTTCTACATCAACGTCCCCATCGGCGTGGTCGCGTCGGTGCTCTCCCTCATGCTCCTCCCCAAGTTTCCGAGGATCGCCGGCCAGCGCTTCGACCTCGCCGGGTTCCTGGCGATCGCCGTCGGGCTGTTCTCGCTGCTGCTCGCCCTCTCCGAGGGCGAGACCTGGCACTGGACCTCCTACCGCGTGATGGGCCTGATCGCCATCGGCATCCTGAGCCTCGCCCTCTTCGTGGTCATCGAGCTCTCCATCGCCGAGCCGATGCTCGACCTCCGCGTCTTCCGCTCGGGGGCGTACACCATCTCGTCGCTGCTGGTCGCCATCCTCTCGATCGGTCTCTTCGCCGGGCTCTTCTATGTGCCCCTCTTCCTGCAGAACGGGGACAGCATGGGCGCGTTCGACACCGGGCTGCTGCTGCTCGCACCCGCGGTGGTGACGGTGATCATGATGCCGATCTCGGGATGGCTCTACGACCGCATCGGCGCCCGCTGGCCGGCGGTGATCGGGCTCGCGGTGGTGGCCTGGAGCTCCTACCTGATGCACTCGATGAACACCGACACCTCGCGCGGGACGTTCATGATCTGGCTGGCGATCCGCAACCTCGGCACCGGGCTGGCCTTCATGCCGATCATGGCCGGGTCGATCGCGGTGCTCCCGATGCGGCTGGTGAGCCGCGCCAGCGCGCTGAACAACATCGTGCTCCGGGTCTCCTCCGCCCTGGGTCTGGCCCTGCTCACCGCGCTGCTCACCGGCCAGCAGGCCCAGCAGCTGACCGACCGGTCGGCGCTGCTCCCCGCCGTCGACCCCGGCAACACCTCGCTCGGGGCGCTGGCCGCCCGGGGCCCGTCCGGCCTGATCGGGCTCGCCAACAGCACCGGCATCCAGGTCTTCAGCAGCGCCATCGCCGATCTCTTCCTGCTCCTCGCCGGCCTGACCGCGCTCGGAGTCCTGCTCGGGCTGATGCTCCCCCAGCGCCGCAGGGCCGCCGC encodes the following:
- a CDS encoding DHA2 family efflux MFS transporter permease subunit: MQQRNWLLPLMVIMVGSFMAVLDTSIVNVAIPRLQNDFGASTDQVQWVATAYTLALGIVTPLTGWLGDRYGLDRIQNAALILFVFGSALCGIASSLNVLIAFRIFQAIGGGLLPAVSQAMVYRMVPREKIGTAMGIYGFGVVVAPAIGPTIGGYLVQYVNWRLIFYINVPIGVVASVLSLMLLPKFPRIAGQRFDLAGFLAIAVGLFSLLLALSEGETWHWTSYRVMGLIAIGILSLALFVVIELSIAEPMLDLRVFRSGAYTISSLLVAILSIGLFAGLFYVPLFLQNGDSMGAFDTGLLLLAPAVVTVIMMPISGWLYDRIGARWPAVIGLAVVAWSSYLMHSMNTDTSRGTFMIWLAIRNLGTGLAFMPIMAGSIAVLPMRLVSRASALNNIVLRVSSALGLALLTALLTGQQAQQLTDRSALLPAVDPGNTSLGALAARGPSGLIGLANSTGIQVFSSAIADLFLLLAGLTALGVLLGLMLPQRRRAAATPGPAVHAEV